Proteins found in one Clostridium kluyveri DSM 555 genomic segment:
- the hydF gene encoding [FeFe] hydrogenase H-cluster maturation GTPase HydF has protein sequence MSLNEAPRSVRVHITLFGRRNAGKSSIINAITGQDIAIVSSVKGTTTDPVYKSIEILPIGPCVIIDTAGLDDSGQLGELRKKKTLEVLNKTDISLVVIDSTVGITEYDRYIIDEIKSKKIPFMGILNKWDISNIDEKDIKNIKEELDIPLIAVSAVTGKGIKELKNQIAGILPKEEDKFKIIGDLISPGDFVVLVTPIDKAAPKGRLILPQQQTIRDVLESDAIAVVTKEYELRETLESLGKKPKIVVTDSQAFLKVAADTPKDILMTSFSILFARFKGDLIELIKGVKAVGKLKDGDKVLIAEGCTHHRQSDDIGKVKIPRWIRQITGKKIDFEFSSGVSFTDDIKRYSLIVHCGGCMLNKSAMLHRINTAREFKVPIVNYGILIAYVQGILDRALMPFPRAKMIWDEVEEH, from the coding sequence ATGAGTTTAAATGAAGCCCCTCGTTCCGTTAGAGTACATATAACTCTCTTTGGAAGGAGGAATGCAGGTAAGTCAAGTATTATAAATGCCATAACAGGGCAGGATATAGCTATTGTATCCAGTGTGAAAGGCACCACTACGGATCCGGTGTATAAATCTATAGAAATTCTTCCTATAGGCCCCTGTGTCATAATTGATACAGCAGGACTGGATGATAGTGGACAGCTTGGAGAACTGAGGAAGAAAAAGACCTTGGAAGTTTTGAATAAGACAGATATATCATTGGTAGTAATAGATTCAACGGTAGGGATTACAGAGTATGACAGATATATAATTGATGAAATCAAAAGTAAGAAAATTCCTTTTATGGGGATTTTAAATAAGTGGGATATATCTAATATAGATGAGAAAGATATTAAAAATATAAAGGAGGAATTGGATATTCCCCTTATAGCTGTATCTGCTGTTACAGGAAAGGGAATAAAAGAATTAAAAAATCAGATAGCCGGTATATTGCCTAAGGAAGAGGATAAATTCAAGATAATTGGGGATTTAATAAGTCCTGGAGATTTTGTGGTGCTGGTTACTCCTATAGACAAGGCCGCACCTAAGGGGAGACTTATACTGCCTCAGCAGCAAACCATAAGGGATGTACTTGAAAGTGATGCCATTGCAGTGGTTACCAAGGAATATGAACTTAGAGAAACATTGGAAAGCTTAGGTAAAAAACCTAAAATAGTGGTTACAGATTCCCAGGCATTTTTAAAAGTAGCTGCAGATACACCAAAGGATATTTTGATGACTTCTTTTTCTATATTATTTGCCAGATTTAAAGGTGATTTAATAGAACTTATAAAAGGGGTTAAGGCTGTAGGCAAATTAAAAGACGGAGATAAAGTATTAATAGCAGAGGGGTGTACCCATCACAGACAGTCTGACGATATAGGAAAAGTGAAAATACCAAGATGGATAAGGCAGATTACAGGTAAAAAAATAGATTTTGAGTTTTCCTCGGGAGTATCTTTTACAGATGACATAAAGAGATATTCTCTTATAGTTCACTGTGGAGGATGTATGTTAAATAAATCTGCAATGCTGCATAGAATTAATACTGCCAGGGAGTTTAAAGTACCTATAGTTAATTATGGTATACTTATTGCCTATGTTCAGGGTATACTGGACAGAGCCTTGATGCCATTTCCAAGAGCTAAAATGATATGGGATGAAGTGGAAGAACATTAA
- a CDS encoding aspartate ammonia-lyase: protein MQIRIEKDLLGEKEIDNSSYFGINTKRALENFNLGGKTVNLNLIKEIALIKKAAAIVNEDLKELPEDKAEAIIKASEEVMEGNFNDQFFLSAFQGGAGTSTNMNVNEVIANRAIEILGGKKGDYNLVHPLNDVNMSQSTNDVYPTALRISAIRSIRRLSSCLADLQEELQVKENEFSDIIKLGRTQLMDALPMMVGQGFGAYAKAIARDRWRIYKVEERLREVNIGGTAIGTGLNATNKFIYEITDVLQDLTGLGIARSDYPMDVTQNCDIFVEVSGLLKSLAVNLLKISNDLRILNSGPVGGIGEIILPKVQSGSTIMPGKVNPVIAEMTAQVSIRVISNDTAITMASSSGQLELNAFTPLIAECLLESLELLEKTVIIFREKCIKGIKVNEENCRKNLEASTALATALVHYIGYDKAGKLAEKALKEHKTIREILYEEEVLPREKIDEIINPYQLTKPGIPGI from the coding sequence ATGCAAATTAGAATAGAAAAGGATTTACTCGGAGAAAAAGAAATTGATAATTCTTCTTATTTTGGCATTAATACCAAAAGGGCTCTTGAAAATTTCAATCTGGGAGGAAAAACCGTAAATTTAAATCTGATAAAAGAAATTGCACTTATAAAGAAAGCAGCTGCTATAGTAAATGAAGATTTAAAAGAACTTCCAGAAGATAAGGCAGAAGCCATAATTAAAGCCAGTGAAGAGGTTATGGAAGGAAATTTTAATGACCAATTTTTCCTAAGTGCATTTCAGGGAGGAGCCGGCACATCTACAAATATGAATGTAAATGAGGTCATAGCCAATAGAGCAATAGAAATACTGGGAGGGAAAAAGGGAGATTATAATCTGGTGCATCCCTTAAATGATGTAAATATGTCACAGTCCACTAATGATGTTTATCCCACGGCTTTGAGAATTTCAGCCATCAGGAGCATAAGAAGGCTGAGCAGTTGTCTGGCTGATCTGCAGGAAGAATTGCAGGTAAAGGAAAATGAATTTTCAGACATAATAAAGCTTGGAAGAACTCAGCTTATGGATGCACTGCCTATGATGGTAGGACAGGGATTTGGAGCCTATGCAAAAGCAATAGCCAGAGACAGGTGGAGAATATATAAGGTGGAAGAAAGACTTAGAGAAGTTAATATAGGGGGTACTGCCATAGGTACAGGGCTTAATGCCACCAATAAATTTATATATGAGATAACAGATGTACTTCAGGATTTAACGGGACTTGGAATTGCAAGGTCAGATTATCCCATGGATGTAACTCAAAACTGTGATATATTTGTGGAAGTTTCAGGATTATTGAAGTCTCTGGCTGTTAACCTTTTAAAAATTTCAAATGATTTAAGAATTTTAAATTCAGGGCCTGTAGGGGGAATTGGAGAAATCATACTTCCAAAAGTTCAATCCGGTTCCACTATTATGCCGGGAAAAGTTAATCCGGTTATAGCTGAAATGACAGCCCAGGTAAGCATAAGGGTAATATCAAACGATACTGCCATTACCATGGCGAGCAGCTCAGGTCAGCTGGAACTAAATGCTTTTACTCCTTTAATTGCGGAGTGTTTGCTTGAATCATTGGAACTTTTAGAAAAAACAGTTATAATATTTAGAGAAAAATGTATTAAGGGTATTAAAGTAAATGAAGAAAATTGCAGAAAAAACCTGGAAGCATCTACTGCCCTGGCAACGGCTCTTGTACATTATATAGGTTATGATAAGGCTGGAAAGCTGGCAGAGAAAGCTTTAAAAGAACATAAGACAATAAGAGAAATTTTATATGAAGAGGAAGTACTTCCAAGGGAAAAGATAGATGAAATAATAAATCCATATCAACTTACAAAGCCTGGAATACCAGGAATATAA
- the pglX gene encoding BREX-1 system adenine-specific DNA-methyltransferase PglX, translating into MNKNVLKNFAVKSRKELVEKVKIRAATKGIEKDYIENLHTIRGFEETICSEKEKLQIEMIINRIESLNKNGEKGYDIVIEEIAYSWFNRFIALRFMEVNKYIPETFIVKYNEYNSMQNINGINFSLDLKKIQSMRLSEDAEGLLKYMVLSRCSDLKEFLPFVFQGWPDYTELLFPEELLGEKNFVFRLIHTIPEKLWYDVEIIGWLYEYYISEEQNRIISSKKKYTKQEIPYATQLFTPDWIVKYMVQNSLGRYWIEAHPEHQALKKRWEFYIENLEPQQELKSYIDKDLKARDIKCVDPACGSGHILVYMFRLLYQIYRKCGYGEDEIPEMIIQNNIYGMDIHDGACQLACFIIGMEGMKYDRCLLEKIKRKAVKFNIVSIRETNNFSDEDIKYVLGDNYNTHYNILKNFIDQFKDAKIYGSLIELREFKEDILLNRLEYIKSLGESNLLREKRRKQIIGELSKLIKQARIMWYTYDILVTNPPYISNKYLPELLAKYIGKNYPEAKSDIFSAFMAYGFSKVKYNGQLAFMTPFVWMFIQSYQKLREKIIDHKSITSLIQLEYSGFEEATVPICTFTLRNYKVNMKGSYIKLSDFKGANNQPVKVREAVDDPHVNYRFTLNQDKMKSIPGSRFGYWLTRGEIEILSRASIIGDVAFPCTGMQTGNNNKYIRHWFEVKYKLINFKGESNNIKYWIPYQMGGEARKWYGNISEVIYWRNNGEKVRREKGSLIRNEKFFFKKGISWKRITSGNNTIRVLNKGFIFDQSADSIFVKNPEDYNYILAFFNTKIMMNIFKFISPTLNLTAGTVKQIPIYIEKNPDMKKKINDLCEECISISKMEWDFFETSWSFKKHPFMLVCGDKKDLSGNYDSQEQYYIYRAFNIWESFANNQFNRLKQKEEELNKIFIGIYGLQDELTPEILDKDITIRRADKKRDVKSFISYGVGCMFGRYSIDREGIICSDEGIYSFDGQKNTDFTRYLPDEDNIIPILCNSCFKNDIVDRFIQFVSVVFGKKTLCENLSFIANTLGKKEGETDEDTLRRYFINDFFKDHVQIYKKRPIYWLFTSGKYKAFNCLVYVHRYHKGILSVIRNCYVNNIQDKIYKDIQSLSYKIGNPCEKEKKDIRKKLESLYKKQYELNIYDEILISKANMNIEIELDLGIIANYKKFLPLVKTLEK; encoded by the coding sequence ATGAATAAGAATGTATTAAAAAATTTTGCAGTTAAAAGCAGAAAGGAACTTGTAGAAAAAGTTAAAATAAGGGCTGCAACAAAAGGTATAGAAAAGGATTATATTGAAAACCTACATACAATTAGAGGATTTGAAGAAACAATATGTAGTGAAAAGGAAAAGCTGCAGATAGAAATGATCATAAACAGAATAGAATCCTTAAATAAAAATGGAGAGAAAGGCTATGACATAGTTATTGAAGAAATTGCCTATTCCTGGTTCAATAGATTTATTGCCTTAAGATTTATGGAAGTTAATAAATACATACCTGAAACCTTTATTGTAAAATATAATGAATATAATTCAATGCAGAATATTAATGGAATAAATTTTTCTCTGGATTTGAAAAAAATTCAGAGCATGAGATTAAGCGAGGATGCAGAAGGCCTACTAAAGTATATGGTATTATCAAGATGCAGTGATTTAAAGGAGTTTCTACCTTTTGTATTTCAAGGATGGCCGGATTATACAGAATTACTATTTCCAGAGGAACTTTTAGGTGAAAAAAATTTTGTATTTAGACTTATCCATACCATACCAGAAAAGTTGTGGTATGATGTGGAGATTATAGGATGGCTTTATGAATATTACATATCTGAGGAACAAAATAGAATAATAAGCTCAAAAAAAAAATATACAAAACAAGAAATACCTTACGCCACTCAACTGTTCACTCCAGACTGGATAGTAAAATATATGGTTCAGAATTCACTGGGAAGGTACTGGATAGAAGCTCACCCAGAACATCAGGCCTTAAAAAAAAGATGGGAATTTTATATAGAAAATTTGGAGCCGCAGCAGGAATTAAAATCCTACATAGATAAGGATTTAAAGGCCAGGGACATAAAATGTGTTGACCCTGCCTGTGGATCTGGGCACATACTGGTATATATGTTTCGATTATTATATCAGATATATAGAAAATGTGGATATGGTGAAGATGAAATACCGGAGATGATTATACAAAATAATATTTATGGTATGGATATACATGATGGAGCCTGCCAGCTTGCCTGTTTCATTATTGGTATGGAAGGAATGAAATATGACAGATGTCTTCTTGAAAAAATTAAGAGAAAAGCTGTAAAATTTAATATAGTATCTATAAGGGAAACTAATAATTTCAGTGATGAGGATATAAAGTATGTATTAGGTGATAATTATAATACACATTATAATATTTTAAAAAATTTCATAGACCAATTTAAGGATGCAAAGATATATGGCTCTCTTATAGAATTAAGAGAGTTTAAAGAGGATATTCTATTAAATAGACTGGAATATATAAAAAGCTTAGGAGAAAGTAACTTACTTAGGGAAAAAAGAAGAAAACAAATTATTGGAGAGCTGTCAAAATTAATAAAACAGGCTCGCATAATGTGGTATACATATGATATTTTAGTAACAAATCCTCCTTATATCAGTAATAAATATTTACCTGAACTTCTGGCAAAGTATATTGGAAAAAATTATCCAGAGGCCAAAAGCGATATATTTTCTGCTTTTATGGCATATGGCTTTTCGAAGGTAAAATATAATGGTCAATTGGCATTTATGACTCCTTTTGTATGGATGTTTATACAGTCTTATCAAAAGTTGAGGGAAAAGATAATTGACCATAAAAGTATAACTAGTTTAATTCAATTGGAGTATTCAGGATTTGAAGAAGCCACAGTACCCATATGTACATTTACTTTAAGAAATTATAAAGTTAATATGAAAGGCAGTTATATTAAGTTGTCAGATTTTAAAGGAGCTAATAATCAACCTGTTAAGGTTAGGGAAGCTGTAGATGATCCACATGTGAATTATAGATTTACCTTAAATCAAGACAAAATGAAAAGCATTCCCGGAAGCAGGTTTGGGTATTGGCTTACCAGAGGGGAAATTGAAATACTAAGCAGGGCAAGTATAATAGGAGATGTGGCCTTTCCATGTACCGGTATGCAAACTGGAAATAATAATAAATATATAAGACATTGGTTTGAAGTAAAATATAAACTTATAAATTTCAAGGGAGAAAGTAATAATATAAAATATTGGATACCCTATCAGATGGGAGGAGAAGCCCGAAAATGGTATGGCAATATTTCAGAGGTAATCTACTGGAGAAACAATGGAGAAAAGGTAAGAAGGGAGAAAGGTTCCCTTATAAGAAATGAAAAATTTTTTTTCAAGAAGGGTATAAGCTGGAAGAGAATAACCTCAGGAAATAATACCATAAGAGTTTTAAATAAAGGATTTATTTTTGACCAGTCTGCAGATTCCATATTTGTGAAAAATCCAGAGGATTATAATTATATATTGGCTTTTTTTAACACCAAGATAATGATGAATATATTTAAATTTATATCTCCCACTTTAAATCTCACTGCAGGAACGGTTAAGCAAATTCCCATATATATTGAAAAAAATCCAGATATGAAAAAGAAAATTAATGACCTGTGTGAAGAATGTATAAGTATATCAAAAATGGAGTGGGATTTTTTTGAGACATCCTGGAGTTTTAAAAAGCATCCTTTTATGTTGGTATGTGGAGATAAAAAGGATCTATCCGGCAATTATGATTCACAGGAGCAGTATTATATATACCGTGCATTTAATATTTGGGAGTCATTTGCAAATAATCAGTTCAACAGGTTAAAACAAAAGGAAGAAGAACTAAATAAAATATTTATCGGTATTTATGGTCTGCAGGATGAGTTGACACCGGAAATTTTGGATAAAGACATTACTATTAGGAGAGCGGATAAAAAAAGGGATGTTAAATCATTTATTTCCTATGGGGTGGGATGTATGTTTGGCAGGTATTCTATCGATAGAGAGGGTATTATCTGTTCTGATGAAGGCATCTATAGTTTTGACGGGCAGAAAAATACAGATTTCACAAGGTATTTACCAGATGAAGATAATATTATTCCCATACTTTGTAACAGCTGTTTTAAAAATGATATAGTAGATAGATTTATACAGTTTGTATCTGTGGTTTTTGGCAAAAAAACTTTATGTGAAAATTTAAGTTTTATAGCAAACACCCTTGGAAAAAAGGAAGGGGAAACAGATGAAGACACCCTAAGAAGATATTTTATAAATGATTTTTTTAAAGACCATGTTCAAATATATAAAAAAAGGCCTATATATTGGTTGTTTACATCAGGTAAATATAAAGCCTTCAATTGTTTGGTTTATGTACACAGGTACCATAAGGGAATTTTATCTGTAATAAGGAACTGTTATGTAAATAATATTCAGGATAAAATATATAAAGATATACAATCTTTGTCCTATAAGATAGGAAATCCATGTGAAAAAGAAAAGAAGGATATAAGGAAAAAACTAGAGAGCCTTTATAAAAAACAGTATGAATTGAATATATATGATGAAATATTGATAAGCAAGGCCAATATGAACATAGAAATAGAATTAGACTTAGGCATAATTGCCAATTACAAAAAATTTTTACCTCTTGTGAAAACCCTAGAAAAATAA
- a CDS encoding YibE/F family protein, translated as MLKRDKKNVIFLIAFIVILIVIFFVRSSLSGEDGDNSAVHGKVIKIHSTENKGSERFSNADVKIISGKLKGKVITVQNFVGGKIKDESSSTQSFVKVGDEVLVNIDRYDQKGNVEDAYIYEIVRYKYLYRLALFFIISLAVIGGKKGLKSIITLIITGFVVIKVLIPLIIQGFNPTLVSSLVCIFVIVVNLLIISGKNEKTLAAIIGTSGGVLIAGIIAVFSNFIIRVNGLTDEEMQSIIYTAQNANFDFSGLLFAGIIMGALGAVMDVSMSIASSIKEIGSAKPDMTVKELIKSGMNVGKDIMGTMANTLILAYAGGAMYIMIMVSAYSYSTSISTAIDQDIIAAEILKALAGSIGLVFAVPITAVVSAILVKSYSNKKG; from the coding sequence ATATTAAAGAGGGATAAAAAAAATGTAATTTTTTTAATAGCATTTATTGTAATACTCATAGTTATATTTTTTGTAAGGTCATCTTTAAGCGGTGAAGATGGAGATAACAGTGCTGTTCATGGAAAAGTTATCAAAATACATTCCACAGAAAATAAGGGTTCTGAGAGATTTTCCAATGCAGATGTTAAAATAATCTCAGGAAAACTTAAAGGCAAGGTAATTACAGTTCAAAATTTTGTAGGGGGAAAGATTAAAGATGAGAGCAGCAGTACTCAGAGTTTTGTAAAAGTAGGAGATGAAGTATTAGTTAACATAGATAGGTATGATCAAAAAGGAAATGTAGAAGATGCCTATATATATGAAATAGTAAGGTATAAGTACTTATACAGACTGGCATTGTTTTTTATTATATCCTTGGCGGTTATTGGAGGGAAAAAAGGACTAAAATCCATTATAACATTGATTATAACTGGATTTGTGGTAATAAAAGTACTTATACCTCTTATAATACAGGGATTTAATCCTACATTGGTGTCTTCTCTAGTATGTATTTTTGTAATTGTAGTAAATCTTCTCATAATAAGTGGAAAAAATGAAAAGACTCTGGCTGCTATTATAGGAACTTCCGGAGGAGTTTTGATTGCAGGAATTATAGCAGTATTTTCAAATTTTATAATAAGGGTTAATGGACTTACCGATGAAGAAATGCAATCCATTATATATACGGCACAAAATGCCAATTTTGACTTTTCAGGATTGCTTTTTGCAGGCATAATTATGGGGGCTTTAGGGGCAGTTATGGATGTAAGTATGTCTATAGCCTCTTCCATAAAAGAAATTGGAAGTGCCAAACCGGATATGACTGTAAAAGAGCTTATAAAGTCAGGGATGAATGTGGGGAAGGATATCATGGGTACTATGGCAAATACCCTTATACTTGCCTATGCAGGAGGAGCCATGTATATAATGATTATGGTTTCTGCATATTCCTATAGTACATCTATTTCTACTGCCATAGATCAGGATATTATAGCCGCAGAGATATTAAAAGCTCTGGCAGGCAGCATTGGGTTAGTTTTTGCAGTTCCAATTACTGCAGTTGTATCTGCAATACTAGTTAAATCGTATTCAAATAAAAAAGGCTAG
- the clpA gene encoding ATP-dependent Clp protease ATP-binding subunit ClpA: MKLDKIVNEIITAAYNEARYCKHEYFTPEHVLYAALFFPEGIDIIESCGGNVKNIKRDLLQYFNDNIETTEKKEPLETIGLQNILTSAGEHVLAAEKEVIKLGDIFISIYDEEQSFASFFLRKQGIRRIDILNYITHGISATMFDYNIEEDSKYLVDEEDTQSVLNIGDFAVDLTQKAKMGDMDPLIGREDIIYRTIQVLSRRNKNNPIHVGEPGVGKTAITEGLAKLIVENKVPNLLKDSKIYSLDMGSILAGTKYRGDFEDRIKNTLKKIQKEDKPIVYIDEIHTIIGAGSVSGGSLDAANILKPFLTSGKIKFIGSTTYDEYKKIFEKDRALARRFQRIEVPEPSVEDTYSILSGIKEHYEKFHNVIYKEEALKSAVDLSVKYINDRFLPDKAIDVIDETGAYVRLHSSDDKKIVIDKVHIEKTIAAMAKIPEQTLSQDETKVLKDLDKVLKKKVFGQEEAIDSLVRAIKRSRAGFNEDNKTVASLLFVGPTGVGKTEISKQLAKALNIPFIRFDMSEYQEKHTVARLVGSPPGYVGYEEGGLLTDVIRKTPYCVLLLDEIEKAHPDVLNILLQIMDYATLTDNTGKKTDFKNTTIIMTSNAGARSVGKALMGFGERIVKKDAISEEVNRIFSPEFRNRLDDIIYFNSMNDKMAYLVAKKVVGQFEKQLLSKDIKINVTDKCYRWLSKKGVSLEYGAREIIRIVQQDIKPYFVDKVLFNDNIENTISIIDVENDSIKIKSEEQ; encoded by the coding sequence ATGAAACTAGATAAAATAGTAAATGAAATTATAACTGCAGCTTATAATGAAGCAAGGTATTGTAAACATGAATACTTTACGCCTGAACATGTATTGTATGCTGCGTTATTTTTTCCAGAAGGAATAGATATAATAGAAAGTTGTGGAGGTAATGTTAAGAATATCAAAAGAGATTTATTACAGTATTTCAACGATAATATAGAAACTACAGAAAAAAAAGAACCTCTTGAAACCATAGGTCTTCAAAATATATTGACTTCTGCAGGAGAACATGTTTTAGCTGCTGAAAAAGAAGTGATAAAGCTGGGGGATATTTTTATATCCATATATGATGAGGAACAGAGTTTTGCCAGTTTTTTTCTTAGGAAACAGGGCATAAGGAGAATTGACATATTAAATTATATAACCCATGGAATCTCAGCAACTATGTTTGATTATAACATTGAAGAAGATTCTAAATACTTAGTAGATGAAGAAGATACACAAAGTGTTTTAAATATAGGAGATTTTGCAGTAGATCTTACACAAAAAGCTAAAATGGGAGACATGGATCCACTAATCGGAAGGGAGGATATAATCTACAGGACTATACAGGTGCTGTCAAGGAGAAATAAAAATAATCCTATTCATGTTGGAGAGCCAGGGGTAGGTAAAACTGCCATTACAGAAGGTCTTGCAAAACTAATCGTGGAAAATAAAGTACCTAATTTATTAAAAGATAGTAAGATATATTCTCTGGATATGGGGTCTATTTTAGCAGGGACCAAATATAGGGGAGATTTTGAAGATAGAATAAAAAATACACTTAAAAAAATTCAAAAGGAAGATAAACCTATTGTATATATAGATGAGATTCATACTATAATAGGGGCAGGTTCTGTGTCTGGAGGGTCTTTAGATGCAGCAAATATTTTGAAACCTTTTTTAACCAGTGGAAAGATTAAATTTATAGGTTCAACTACCTATGATGAGTATAAAAAGATATTTGAAAAAGACAGGGCACTGGCTAGAAGATTTCAAAGAATAGAAGTACCAGAGCCTAGTGTAGAGGATACTTACAGCATACTTTCAGGTATAAAAGAACATTATGAAAAATTTCATAATGTAATTTATAAAGAAGAGGCTTTAAAATCTGCAGTAGACTTATCTGTAAAATATATAAATGATAGATTCCTTCCAGACAAGGCTATTGACGTAATAGATGAAACAGGGGCTTATGTAAGACTTCACAGCAGTGATGATAAAAAAATAGTTATTGATAAAGTACACATAGAAAAAACTATAGCTGCCATGGCTAAAATACCGGAGCAGACATTATCTCAAGATGAAACCAAGGTGTTAAAAGATTTAGATAAGGTTCTTAAGAAAAAAGTGTTTGGTCAGGAAGAAGCTATAGATTCTCTGGTAAGGGCTATAAAAAGATCCAGAGCGGGTTTTAATGAAGATAATAAAACTGTGGCAAGTCTTTTATTCGTGGGCCCTACAGGGGTGGGAAAGACAGAGATAAGTAAACAGCTGGCAAAGGCTTTAAATATTCCTTTTATTAGATTTGATATGAGTGAGTATCAGGAAAAGCATACAGTAGCTAGGCTTGTAGGCTCCCCGCCGGGATATGTAGGCTACGAAGAAGGAGGACTTTTGACGGATGTTATAAGAAAAACTCCTTATTGCGTGTTGCTTTTGGATGAAATAGAAAAGGCTCATCCAGATGTATTGAATATACTGCTTCAGATCATGGATTATGCAACTCTTACGGATAATACAGGAAAGAAAACCGATTTTAAAAACACCACAATTATAATGACCTCAAATGCCGGTGCCAGATCTGTGGGAAAAGCACTTATGGGATTTGGAGAGAGAATTGTAAAAAAAGATGCTATTAGTGAAGAGGTAAATAGGATATTTTCTCCAGAGTTTAGAAATAGATTAGATGATATAATATACTTTAATTCAATGAATGATAAGATGGCATATTTAGTTGCAAAAAAAGTTGTAGGTCAGTTTGAAAAACAGCTTTTATCTAAAGATATAAAGATAAATGTAACAGATAAATGTTATAGATGGCTGTCTAAAAAAGGGGTATCACTGGAGTACGGAGCTAGAGAAATAATTAGAATAGTTCAGCAGGATATAAAACCTTATTTTGTAGATAAAGTACTTTTTAATGATAATATTGAAAATACAATTAGTATTATAGATGTAGAAAATGATAGTATAAAAATTAAAAGTGAGGAACAATAG
- a CDS encoding ATP-dependent Clp protease adaptor ClpS, whose product MPQKTILKQNSKVEIKRPPMYKVIIYNDDYTTMEFVVNVLVKIFKKSDVEAVQIMYDVHRKGIGIAGIYVYDIAVTKTAQAISMARNSGFPLKFSMEEE is encoded by the coding sequence ATGCCGCAAAAAACTATTTTAAAACAAAATTCAAAAGTTGAAATTAAAAGACCACCTATGTATAAGGTTATTATATACAACGATGACTATACTACCATGGAATTTGTAGTGAATGTTTTAGTAAAAATATTTAAAAAGAGTGATGTAGAGGCTGTACAAATAATGTATGATGTTCACAGAAAAGGTATAGGTATAGCTGGCATATATGTTTATGATATAGCTGTTACTAAAACGGCGCAGGCTATCAGTATGGCAAGAAATAGTGGATTTCCACTAAAATTTAGTATGGAAGAGGAATAG